TTTGTGAAATCTAGAAGGGCGTGTTCGGCCATTCCTTCGTCTTTATGCTGGGGAAATTCCCAACTTATTAgctgaatttttcaaaactaatcATGTACATGATCAGCTTGGAACTACTTCTAGTTTTCTGataacaatttttcatttgtaaatTTTGGCACACTGTGTctttcgcaaaatgatattgcCAAAGCTATTTGTGATATCAAGCCTTCTTTCAAAATTGATCTTGATGGGTTGCCGCCTgtacttataaaaaattgtccTGTCTTTGTTATCCTCTCATGCTTCTCTTCAATTAGCCTTTGTCATCAGGTGACTTTATTTCAGACTGGAAATTGACATGCATTACACCTATCCTTAAAGGTGGTAGAAAGAATTTTGTATACAATTATAGGCCTATTTTCAAACTCTCAGTCATTTCCAAAAAGTTTTGAGTGCTCTgttaaaaataagatatttttggCAGTTAAATCACTCATTAACGTCAATCAGCATGGGTTTGTTTCTGGTTGCTCTACTGTTTCAAATTTATGTTAGCTGTTTTTGGTGATTATAATTCTTTTATTGTGGTACCGGGAGTGCCACAAGGAAGCATTTTAGGTCCTCTTCTCTTTGTGCTGTTCATTAACGACATATCTCTTTTGCTATGttaaattttcgttatatgcaaATGACTTAAAAATATTCCCAATAATCAAATCCTTCAATATAACAGCAATTATACCACTTTTAAATCGTTCTCTGTGCTTAGCTTTGTCCGTCGAAATGCGTCCAGATTTTCCGACCCCTATGCTGTGTTCATCTGGAGACCATATTGTCTATTCTCAATTAATAGGATTGAACGTGTTCAAAATTTGCCCTCCACTCTTTAAAGTTTGTTGACCCAATACCGTCTATGAATCTCGTGTATTGCTATTAAATCTTAAATCACCTGAAAATCGTCGGTCGGTTCTCTGGCTTTCATTTGTTTTCAATGTTATTGACTCCTTCTTTGTtaggaaaaattaatttcaatattccTCAGCATTACCTTAAATTCATTTCCCCATTTAACGAGAAGCGTACTGTGCGTGAGTTTAACTTGATTTCTGAGAAAGTTCTAATTGATTTTTCTCACTCTAGGGCTTACTTCATTAACATCCTTAATTCTGTTTTTTATCTAAGTTATCTAtttgtttaattgaaattttattatgctAAAATTTTCTATTAGTCTGTAAGAATTAATGCTCATAGAATcaagtaattaaatatataaatatatgtacatatactgtAGGCATAAACGTTAGGACGTAtggcaaaataaaaaactgCAACAGAACATCACCGATTCAGACAAATTTCGGCATTCGGCTCGTTTGTAGAACCCACGATGAGGGTAATATGTTAATGGATCTGATCAATGGATTTGATCAGCGCCCATCATCAGAGCATCACTGATAAaaactactacaacaacagGGTAATAGATGTGTTAATTAGCAATCGGAACAAAattatgttacgtatacgccatggtgATCCACATTCAAAAGGAACAACATTAACCCACAATAACAATAACTCATAACATTTACATACTTAAAAATATGGTGAGTAAAACcctataaatttattgtttccatttaaatttcaattttcttttttcggCCAGACAATGCTTTCTATAAAGTCTAAGTATGCAAACACATTTGTTATCACATAGGGTTCATCAATGCAAGATCGCTTTCCTATAATTCCGACCAGCTGGTGTTTGCTGAATGTTTCTTCGTTTAGAACAAATATTGGTTCACCCTTCTGACGGCAATTGTGAGTCAAGCTCTTTACACACATTTGATTGGGGAGTAGTTGAGTAGTATGCTTATTAAGACATTCCGAGTCTGCCACAATCTGAACTTTCGTACCTCTTTCCATGAGGCctaaataaatagtaataataatatgtaattacataaaaaaaaatttaaaagcatatTTACCACTCTTTGGATTGAATGCTGATGTGTACATACAAGCTGGATACAGGTCGAAAGTGTATTCCACTTCACTGTTCATTTCAATCAACCCAATATTATTAAGCGCCGGATTTATTGAAAACTCGGGATGTATGTGAATTGCCTGAAAAGATTAAACGAGTTTAAAGGTAATTTGTTGAAGGTCTTAAATTTTGAATTACCTTCACTTTCTTCAATACAATGTACAAGTTCAGTTCCAGCGTTGTAACGTTATGAGAAGACAAGCAATCTGCCGCAGTTAACACAAAACGTGTGTCGATCAGAGCGAAATAACATAATTCCCAAAGTTTAAAACCACCTTCAGTAAAGGCACCTAAGTGAACGGCTACATCAGTAATACTTGTCACTCCAATCGATTGTAGTTTACTTGTTATCTTCTCGCaagctataaaaattaaaagaacacAAACATTTAGCGTACAAAAGTATTTAGTAATGTAGTTCAGTGGAGTGCAAGAATAGAAggactaaatatatatttaagagcGAACAATTAGGAGCGTTAGCCAACGTTTTAGTGAAAAGTTTAATATTAGCTTAAACTCGCTTTGGTGCTTATTGCGGTAATCACATCGAAATGGTTTAAACTTTCGCGAACTCTTCACTTCCAGTTCTGTAGAAATACCGTTCATTCTTTATGACCTTTGCAAATAATATGGATCTTACCAAGCTCTGCTGGACGTTTATGAAGAGTGGCAATATCGGGACTGTAAGTAGATTGTTGATAGAAACCaaaattaaagatataaaaatggaagaaataatATTCACACTTGGTGAGTAAATTTATGTAAGTAGATAAGCTCTCTGGACACCATTGCAATATGAAgacaaataaacaataaattaggTGAAAATAGCACGtgtggtaaataaaaaatacgattTAAAATAACTAAGAAAATCACGCTTTTAAAGCACTTTCCATTAAAAggtgaaaaataattattaatataaagtgacagtaatattgaccgaaaaatactcGTATTATTGTTAGAAAAGCGTGGGATGCTTTGTGCCATAATTTTCGTACTTTACAATTAACTGAGTTCTAATTTAATAATGATGCTCTACTTATGATTAGTTATATATTAAACTACTTATTATTCACCTTTTTGTCAGCTGgttgcttaaatttttaaatttattttccaaaatagaCATTTTTTCAGTCCACCTTTCCTCCGTTGCTTTGACTTCCGCTGACagcctgaaaattttattagtagAAAATTTCAATAGTATATCTTATAGAAAGAGTTTGTCATATTGATCCTTAAAGTAAAATACAATTCACCTTTTATTCCACCTTTCCTCCGTTGCTTTGACTGCCACCGACATCCTGAAAATTTTGCTAATAGAAAATTTCAACAGTATATCTTATAGAAAGAGTTTGTCATAATTAAGCTTAAAGTAAAATATGGTTTACCTTTCAATCAACCACTGCGTTTCTTTGACTTCCGCCGACAGCCTGTAAATTTTGTTAATAGAAAATTTCAATAGTATATCTTATAGAAAGAGTTTTGTCATATTGAAGCTTAAAGTAAAATACGATCCACCTTTCATTCCACCTTTCCTCCGTTGCTTTGACTACCGCCGACATcctgaaaattttattagtagaaaatttcaaaagtatatCTTATAGAAAAAGTTTGTCATAATTAAGCTTAAAGTAAAATATGGTTTACCTTTCATTCAACCTCTGCGTTTCTTTGACTTCCGCTGACagcctgaaaattttattagtagAAAATTTCAATAGTATATCATATAGAAAGAGTTTGTCATATTGATCcttaaagtaaaaaacaatTCACCTTTTATTCCACCTTTCCTCCGTTGCTTTGACTGCAGCCGCCATCCTGAAAATTTTGCTAATAGAAAATTTCAACAGTATATCTTATAGAAAGAGTTTGTCATAATTAAGCTTAAAGTAAAATATGGTTTACCTTTCAATCAACCACTGCGTTTCTTTGACTTCCGCCGACAGCCTGTAAATTTTGTTAATAGAAAATTTCAATAGTATATCTTATAGAAAGAGTTTTGTCATATTGAAGCTTAAAGTAAAATACGATTCACCTTTCATTCCACCTTTCCTCCGTTGCTTTGACTTCCGCCGACAcgctgaaaattttattagtagACAATTTCAATAGCATATCTTATAGAAAGAGTTTGTCATATTGAAGCTTAAAGTAAAATACGATTCACCTTTCATTCCACCTTTCCTCCGTTGCTTTGACTACCACCGACATcctgaaaattttattagtagAAAATTTCAATAGCATATCTTATAGAAAGAGTTTTGTCATATTGAAGCTTAAAGTAAAATACGATTCACCTTTCATTCCACCTTTCCTCCGTTGCTTTGACTTCCGCCGACAcgctgaaaattttattagtagAAAATATCAATAGCATATCTTATAGAAAGAGTTTGTCATATTGAAGCTTAAAGTAAAATACGATTCACCTTTCATTCCACCTTTCCTCCGTTGCTTTGACTACCGCCGACATcctgaaaattttattagtagaaaatttcaatagtatatcttataaaaaaagtttgtcaTAATTAAGCTTAAAGTAAAATATGGTTTACCTTTCATTCAACCTCTGCGTTTCTTTGACCTCCGCTGACagcctgaaaattttattagtagAAAATTTCAATAGTATGTCTTATAGAAAGAGTTTGTCATATTGAAGCTTAAAGTAAAATACGATTCACCTTTCATTCCACCTTTCCTCCGTTGCTTTGACTTCCGCTGACAGCctgtaaatttcaataaaacgtATATTAGACATACTTAATTCAAGAGAGGTTCTTTTCACCTTGCCAATGCCTCCTCTAAAATTCTTTGTTTTTCATCGATTGATTTCGCCAAGCTAATAAAATAGTCTATTTCCTTACTGGCATCTACATAAATTGAAAGTGGCACATCGTCCAGAGAAGGCTCCTGGTTAGATCCCTCTGTGCTCGCCGCTTGGAGAAGCGCGACGATGAGTGCAATAAATACcatttttttttcgcaattcTCTAAGTTGAAATCAATTGGCAGTGATAATgagaaaattgtatatattttttaatatatgcaatGGTTCTTCTTCCATTTATGATATAGAGTGTGTGTACTTTGTTCAAGAAGTGCATGGTCTTACATTTAATAGTTA
The sequence above is drawn from the Bactrocera oleae isolate idBacOlea1 chromosome 5, idBacOlea1, whole genome shotgun sequence genome and encodes:
- the LOC106616827 gene encoding uncharacterized protein isoform X28 encodes the protein MRSASYTIYKLRTAKPIWLKIENCEKKMVFIALIVALLQAASTEGSNQEPSLDDVPLSIYVDASKEIDYFISLAKSIDEKQRILEEALARLSAEVKATEERWNERLSAEVKETQRLNERMSAVVKATEERWNESVSAEVKATEERWNERMSVVVKATEERWNESVSAEVKATEERWNERMSAVVKATEERWNERLSAEVKETQWLIESKIFRMSVAVKATEERWNKRLSAEVKATEERWTEKMSILENKFKNLSNQLTKSPDIATLHKRPAELACEKITSKLQSIGVTSITDVAVHLGAFTEGGFKLWELCYFALIDTRFVLTAADCLSSHNVTTLELNLYIVLKKVKAIHIHPEFSINPALNNIGLIEMNSEVEYTFDLYPACMYTSAFNPKSGLMERGTKVQIVADSECLNKHTTQLLPNQMCVKSLTHNCRQKGEPIFVLNEETFSKHQLVGIIGKRSCIDEPYVITNVFAYLDFIESIVWPKKEN
- the LOC106616827 gene encoding uncharacterized protein isoform X46, whose amino-acid sequence is MRSASYTIYKLRTAKPIWLKIENCEKKMVFIALIVALLQAASTEGSNQEPSLDDVPLSIYVDASKEIDYFISLAKSIDEKQRILEEALARLSAEVKATEERWNERLSAEVKETQRLNERMSAVVKATEERWNESVSAEVKATEERWNERMSVVVKATEERWNESVSAEVKATEERWNERLSAEVKATEERWTEKMSILENKFKNLSNQLTKSPDIATLHKRPAELACEKITSKLQSIGVTSITDVAVHLGAFTEGGFKLWELCYFALIDTRFVLTAADCLSSHNVTTLELNLYIVLKKVKAIHIHPEFSINPALNNIGLIEMNSEVEYTFDLYPACMYTSAFNPKSGLMERGTKVQIVADSECLNKHTTQLLPNQMCVKSLTHNCRQKGEPIFVLNEETFSKHQLVGIIGKRSCIDEPYVITNVFAYLDFIESIVWPKKEN
- the LOC106616827 gene encoding uncharacterized protein isoform X43, whose translation is MRSASYTIYKLRTAKPIWLKIENCEKKMVFIALIVALLQAASTEGSNQEPSLDDVPLSIYVDASKEIDYFISLAKSIDEKQRILEEALARLSAEVKATEERWNERLSAEVKETQRLNERMSVVVKATEERWNERMSAVVKATEERWNERLSAEVKETQWLIESKIFRMSVAVKATEERWNKRLSAEVKATEERWTEKMSILENKFKNLSNQLTKSPDIATLHKRPAELACEKITSKLQSIGVTSITDVAVHLGAFTEGGFKLWELCYFALIDTRFVLTAADCLSSHNVTTLELNLYIVLKKVKAIHIHPEFSINPALNNIGLIEMNSEVEYTFDLYPACMYTSAFNPKSGLMERGTKVQIVADSECLNKHTTQLLPNQMCVKSLTHNCRQKGEPIFVLNEETFSKHQLVGIIGKRSCIDEPYVITNVFAYLDFIESIVWPKKEN
- the LOC106616827 gene encoding uncharacterized protein isoform X41, encoding MRSASYTIYKLRTAKPIWLKIENCEKKMVFIALIVALLQAASTEGSNQEPSLDDVPLSIYVDASKEIDYFISLAKSIDEKQRILEEALARLSAEVKATEERWNERLSAEVKETQRLNERMSAVVKATEERWNERMSAVVKATEERWNERLSAEVKETQWLIESKIFRMSVAVKATEERWNKRLSAEVKATEERWTEKMSILENKFKNLSNQLTKSPDIATLHKRPAELACEKITSKLQSIGVTSITDVAVHLGAFTEGGFKLWELCYFALIDTRFVLTAADCLSSHNVTTLELNLYIVLKKVKAIHIHPEFSINPALNNIGLIEMNSEVEYTFDLYPACMYTSAFNPKSGLMERGTKVQIVADSECLNKHTTQLLPNQMCVKSLTHNCRQKGEPIFVLNEETFSKHQLVGIIGKRSCIDEPYVITNVFAYLDFIESIVWPKKEN
- the LOC106616827 gene encoding utrophin isoform X19; the protein is MRSASYTIYKLRTAKPIWLKIENCEKKMVFIALIVALLQAASTEGSNQEPSLDDVPLSIYVDASKEIDYFISLAKSIDEKQRILEEALARLSAEVKATEERWNERLSAEVKETQRLNERMSAVVKATEERWNESVSAEVKATEERWNERMSVVVKATEERWNESVSAEVKATEERWNERLSAEVKETQWLIESKIFRMAAAVKATEERWNKRMSAVVKATEERWNERMSVAVKATEERWNKRLSAEVKATEERWTEKMSILENKFKNLSNQLTKSPDIATLHKRPAELACEKITSKLQSIGVTSITDVAVHLGAFTEGGFKLWELCYFALIDTRFVLTAADCLSSHNVTTLELNLYIVLKKVKAIHIHPEFSINPALNNIGLIEMNSEVEYTFDLYPACMYTSAFNPKSGLMERGTKVQIVADSECLNKHTTQLLPNQMCVKSLTHNCRQKGEPIFVLNEETFSKHQLVGIIGKRSCIDEPYVITNVFAYLDFIESIVWPKKEN
- the LOC106616827 gene encoding uncharacterized protein isoform X16, whose amino-acid sequence is MRSASYTIYKLRTAKPIWLKIENCEKKMVFIALIVALLQAASTEGSNQEPSLDDVPLSIYVDASKEIDYFISLAKSIDEKQRILEEALARLSAEVKATEERWNERLSAEVKETQRLNERMSAVVKATEERWNESVSAEVKATEERWNERLSAEVKETQWLIESKIFRMAAAVKATEERWNKRLSAEVKETQRLNERMSAVVKATEERWNERLSAEVKETQWLIESKIFRMSVAVKATEERWNKRLSAEVKATEERWTEKMSILENKFKNLSNQLTKSPDIATLHKRPAELACEKITSKLQSIGVTSITDVAVHLGAFTEGGFKLWELCYFALIDTRFVLTAADCLSSHNVTTLELNLYIVLKKVKAIHIHPEFSINPALNNIGLIEMNSEVEYTFDLYPACMYTSAFNPKSGLMERGTKVQIVADSECLNKHTTQLLPNQMCVKSLTHNCRQKGEPIFVLNEETFSKHQLVGIIGKRSCIDEPYVITNVFAYLDFIESIVWPKKEN
- the LOC106616827 gene encoding utrophin isoform X14, whose protein sequence is MRSASYTIYKLRTAKPIWLKIENCEKKMVFIALIVALLQAASTEGSNQEPSLDDVPLSIYVDASKEIDYFISLAKSIDEKQRILEEALARLSAEVKATEERWNERLSAEVKETQRLNERMSAVVKATEERWNESVSAEVKATEERWNERMSVVVKATEERWNESVSAEVKATEERWNERLSAEVKETQWLIESKIFRMAAAVKATEERWNKRLSAEVKETQWLIESKIFRMSVAVKATEERWNKRLSAEVKATEERWTEKMSILENKFKNLSNQLTKSPDIATLHKRPAELACEKITSKLQSIGVTSITDVAVHLGAFTEGGFKLWELCYFALIDTRFVLTAADCLSSHNVTTLELNLYIVLKKVKAIHIHPEFSINPALNNIGLIEMNSEVEYTFDLYPACMYTSAFNPKSGLMERGTKVQIVADSECLNKHTTQLLPNQMCVKSLTHNCRQKGEPIFVLNEETFSKHQLVGIIGKRSCIDEPYVITNVFAYLDFIESIVWPKKEN
- the LOC106616827 gene encoding utrophin isoform X21, with the translated sequence MRSASYTIYKLRTAKPIWLKIENCEKKMVFIALIVALLQAASTEGSNQEPSLDDVPLSIYVDASKEIDYFISLAKSIDEKQRILEEALARLSAEVKATEERWNERLSAEVKETQRLNERMSAVVKATEERWNESVSAEVKATEERWNERMSVVVKATEERWNESVSAEVKATEERWNERLSAEVKETQRLNERMSAVVKATEERWNERLSAEVKETQWLIESKIFRMSVAVKATEERWNKRLSAEVKATEERWTEKMSILENKFKNLSNQLTKSPDIATLHKRPAELACEKITSKLQSIGVTSITDVAVHLGAFTEGGFKLWELCYFALIDTRFVLTAADCLSSHNVTTLELNLYIVLKKVKAIHIHPEFSINPALNNIGLIEMNSEVEYTFDLYPACMYTSAFNPKSGLMERGTKVQIVADSECLNKHTTQLLPNQMCVKSLTHNCRQKGEPIFVLNEETFSKHQLVGIIGKRSCIDEPYVITNVFAYLDFIESIVWPKKEN
- the LOC106616827 gene encoding uncharacterized protein isoform X6; its protein translation is MRSASYTIYKLRTAKPIWLKIENCEKKMVFIALIVALLQAASTEGSNQEPSLDDVPLSIYVDASKEIDYFISLAKSIDEKQRILEEALARLSAEVKATEERWNERLSAEVKETQRLNERMSAVVKATEERWNERMSVVVKATEERWNESVSAEVKATEERWNERLSAEVKETQWLIESKIFRMAAAVKATEERWNKRLSAEVKETQRLNERMSAVVKATEERWNERLSAEVKETQWLIESKIFRMSVAVKATEERWNKRLSAEVKATEERWTEKMSILENKFKNLSNQLTKSPDIATLHKRPAELACEKITSKLQSIGVTSITDVAVHLGAFTEGGFKLWELCYFALIDTRFVLTAADCLSSHNVTTLELNLYIVLKKVKAIHIHPEFSINPALNNIGLIEMNSEVEYTFDLYPACMYTSAFNPKSGLMERGTKVQIVADSECLNKHTTQLLPNQMCVKSLTHNCRQKGEPIFVLNEETFSKHQLVGIIGKRSCIDEPYVITNVFAYLDFIESIVWPKKEN
- the LOC106616827 gene encoding serine protease persephone isoform X50, translating into MRSASYTIYKLRTAKPIWLKIENCEKKMVFIALIVALLQAASTEGSNQEPSLDDVPLSIYVDASKEIDYFISLAKSIDEKQRILEEALARLSAEVKATEERWNERLSAEVKETQRLNERMSAVVKATEERWNESVSAEVKATEERWNERMSVVVKATEERWNERLSAEVKATEERWTEKMSILENKFKNLSNQLTKSPDIATLHKRPAELACEKITSKLQSIGVTSITDVAVHLGAFTEGGFKLWELCYFALIDTRFVLTAADCLSSHNVTTLELNLYIVLKKVKAIHIHPEFSINPALNNIGLIEMNSEVEYTFDLYPACMYTSAFNPKSGLMERGTKVQIVADSECLNKHTTQLLPNQMCVKSLTHNCRQKGEPIFVLNEETFSKHQLVGIIGKRSCIDEPYVITNVFAYLDFIESIVWPKKEN
- the LOC106616827 gene encoding serine protease persephone isoform X48, giving the protein MRSASYTIYKLRTAKPIWLKIENCEKKMVFIALIVALLQAASTEGSNQEPSLDDVPLSIYVDASKEIDYFISLAKSIDEKQRILEEALARLSAEVKATEERWNESVSAEVKATEERWNERMSAVVKATEERWNERLSAEVKETQWLIESKIFRMSVAVKATEERWNKRLSAEVKATEERWTEKMSILENKFKNLSNQLTKSPDIATLHKRPAELACEKITSKLQSIGVTSITDVAVHLGAFTEGGFKLWELCYFALIDTRFVLTAADCLSSHNVTTLELNLYIVLKKVKAIHIHPEFSINPALNNIGLIEMNSEVEYTFDLYPACMYTSAFNPKSGLMERGTKVQIVADSECLNKHTTQLLPNQMCVKSLTHNCRQKGEPIFVLNEETFSKHQLVGIIGKRSCIDEPYVITNVFAYLDFIESIVWPKKEN
- the LOC106616827 gene encoding uncharacterized protein isoform X12, whose translation is MRSASYTIYKLRTAKPIWLKIENCEKKMVFIALIVALLQAASTEGSNQEPSLDDVPLSIYVDASKEIDYFISLAKSIDEKQRILEEALARLSAEVKATEERWNERMSAVVKATEERWNERMSVVVKATEERWNESVSAEVKATEERWNERLSAEVKETQWLIESKIFRMAAAVKATEERWNKRLSAEVKETQRLNERMSAVVKATEERWNERLSAEVKETQWLIESKIFRMSVAVKATEERWNKRLSAEVKATEERWTEKMSILENKFKNLSNQLTKSPDIATLHKRPAELACEKITSKLQSIGVTSITDVAVHLGAFTEGGFKLWELCYFALIDTRFVLTAADCLSSHNVTTLELNLYIVLKKVKAIHIHPEFSINPALNNIGLIEMNSEVEYTFDLYPACMYTSAFNPKSGLMERGTKVQIVADSECLNKHTTQLLPNQMCVKSLTHNCRQKGEPIFVLNEETFSKHQLVGIIGKRSCIDEPYVITNVFAYLDFIESIVWPKKEN
- the LOC106616827 gene encoding uncharacterized protein isoform X45, translating into MRSASYTIYKLRTAKPIWLKIENCEKKMVFIALIVALLQAASTEGSNQEPSLDDVPLSIYVDASKEIDYFISLAKSIDEKQRILEEALARLSAEVKATEERWNERLSAEVKETQRLNERLSAEVKETQRLNERMSAVVKATEERWNERLSAEVKETQWLIESKIFRMSVAVKATEERWNKRLSAEVKATEERWTEKMSILENKFKNLSNQLTKSPDIATLHKRPAELACEKITSKLQSIGVTSITDVAVHLGAFTEGGFKLWELCYFALIDTRFVLTAADCLSSHNVTTLELNLYIVLKKVKAIHIHPEFSINPALNNIGLIEMNSEVEYTFDLYPACMYTSAFNPKSGLMERGTKVQIVADSECLNKHTTQLLPNQMCVKSLTHNCRQKGEPIFVLNEETFSKHQLVGIIGKRSCIDEPYVITNVFAYLDFIESIVWPKKEN
- the LOC106616827 gene encoding uncharacterized protein isoform X13, coding for MRSASYTIYKLRTAKPIWLKIENCEKKMVFIALIVALLQAASTEGSNQEPSLDDVPLSIYVDASKEIDYFISLAKSIDEKQRILEEALARLSAEVKATEERWNESVSAEVKATEERWNERMSVVVKATEERWNESVSAEVKATEERWNERLSAEVKETQWLIESKIFRMAAAVKATEERWNKRLSAEVKETQRLNERMSAVVKATEERWNERLSAEVKETQWLIESKIFRMSVAVKATEERWNKRLSAEVKATEERWTEKMSILENKFKNLSNQLTKSPDIATLHKRPAELACEKITSKLQSIGVTSITDVAVHLGAFTEGGFKLWELCYFALIDTRFVLTAADCLSSHNVTTLELNLYIVLKKVKAIHIHPEFSINPALNNIGLIEMNSEVEYTFDLYPACMYTSAFNPKSGLMERGTKVQIVADSECLNKHTTQLLPNQMCVKSLTHNCRQKGEPIFVLNEETFSKHQLVGIIGKRSCIDEPYVITNVFAYLDFIESIVWPKKEN
- the LOC106616827 gene encoding myosin-7 isoform X5 is translated as MRSASYTIYKLRTAKPIWLKIENCEKKMVFIALIVALLQAASTEGSNQEPSLDDVPLSIYVDASKEIDYFISLAKSIDEKQRILEEALARLSAEVKATEERWNERLSAEVKETQRLNESVSAEVKATEERWNERMSVVVKATEERWNESVSAEVKATEERWNERLSAEVKETQWLIESKIFRMAAAVKATEERWNKRLSAEVKETQRLNERMSAVVKATEERWNERLSAEVKETQWLIESKIFRMSVAVKATEERWNKRLSAEVKATEERWTEKMSILENKFKNLSNQLTKSPDIATLHKRPAELACEKITSKLQSIGVTSITDVAVHLGAFTEGGFKLWELCYFALIDTRFVLTAADCLSSHNVTTLELNLYIVLKKVKAIHIHPEFSINPALNNIGLIEMNSEVEYTFDLYPACMYTSAFNPKSGLMERGTKVQIVADSECLNKHTTQLLPNQMCVKSLTHNCRQKGEPIFVLNEETFSKHQLVGIIGKRSCIDEPYVITNVFAYLDFIESIVWPKKEN
- the LOC106616827 gene encoding uncharacterized protein isoform X39 codes for the protein MRSASYTIYKLRTAKPIWLKIENCEKKMVFIALIVALLQAASTEGSNQEPSLDDVPLSIYVDASKEIDYFISLAKSIDEKQRILEEALARLSAEVKATEERWNERLSAEVKETQRLNERMSAVVKATEERWNESVSAEVKATEERWNERMSVVVKATEERWNESVSAEVKATEERWNERMSAVVKATEERWNERLSAEVKATEERWTEKMSILENKFKNLSNQLTKSPDIATLHKRPAELACEKITSKLQSIGVTSITDVAVHLGAFTEGGFKLWELCYFALIDTRFVLTAADCLSSHNVTTLELNLYIVLKKVKAIHIHPEFSINPALNNIGLIEMNSEVEYTFDLYPACMYTSAFNPKSGLMERGTKVQIVADSECLNKHTTQLLPNQMCVKSLTHNCRQKGEPIFVLNEETFSKHQLVGIIGKRSCIDEPYVITNVFAYLDFIESIVWPKKEN
- the LOC106616827 gene encoding utrophin isoform X29, coding for MRSASYTIYKLRTAKPIWLKIENCEKKMVFIALIVALLQAASTEGSNQEPSLDDVPLSIYVDASKEIDYFISLAKSIDEKQRILEEALARLSAEVKATEERWNERLSAEVKETQRLNERMSAVVKATEERWNESVSAEVKATEERWNERMSVVVKATEERWNERLSAEVKETQRLNERMSAVVKATEERWNERLSAEVKETQWLIESKIFRMSVAVKATEERWNKRLSAEVKATEERWTEKMSILENKFKNLSNQLTKSPDIATLHKRPAELACEKITSKLQSIGVTSITDVAVHLGAFTEGGFKLWELCYFALIDTRFVLTAADCLSSHNVTTLELNLYIVLKKVKAIHIHPEFSINPALNNIGLIEMNSEVEYTFDLYPACMYTSAFNPKSGLMERGTKVQIVADSECLNKHTTQLLPNQMCVKSLTHNCRQKGEPIFVLNEETFSKHQLVGIIGKRSCIDEPYVITNVFAYLDFIESIVWPKKEN
- the LOC106616827 gene encoding serine protease persephone isoform X47; the protein is MRSASYTIYKLRTAKPIWLKIENCEKKMVFIALIVALLQAASTEGSNQEPSLDDVPLSIYVDASKEIDYFISLAKSIDEKQRILEEALARLSAEVKATEERWNERMSAVVKATEERWNERMSAVVKATEERWNERLSAEVKETQWLIESKIFRMSVAVKATEERWNKRLSAEVKATEERWTEKMSILENKFKNLSNQLTKSPDIATLHKRPAELACEKITSKLQSIGVTSITDVAVHLGAFTEGGFKLWELCYFALIDTRFVLTAADCLSSHNVTTLELNLYIVLKKVKAIHIHPEFSINPALNNIGLIEMNSEVEYTFDLYPACMYTSAFNPKSGLMERGTKVQIVADSECLNKHTTQLLPNQMCVKSLTHNCRQKGEPIFVLNEETFSKHQLVGIIGKRSCIDEPYVITNVFAYLDFIESIVWPKKEN